The Nocardia higoensis genome has a segment encoding these proteins:
- a CDS encoding CoA-acylating methylmalonate-semialdehyde dehydrogenase, giving the protein MVRELTHFIGGQHVAGTSGKFGDVYDPNIGEVQARVPLASKSEVEAVIANAEEAQKVWAAFNPQKRARVLMKFLTLVQDEMDSLAALLSSEHGKTIPDAKGDIQRGLEVIEFAVGIPHLLKGEYSESAGTGIDVYSMRQPLGVVAGITPFNFPAMIPLWKAGPALATGNAFVLKPSERDPSVPLRLAELFLEAGLPPGVFNVVNGDKEAVDTLLHDPRIKAVGFVGSTPIAQYIYETATANGKRAQCFGGAKNHAIVMPDADLDDVADQLIGAGYGSAGERCMAISVAVPVGEETADRLVAKLTERVHKLNVGRSDDLGADFGPLVGKDGVDRVNNYVQIGIDEGAELVVDGRGLTVEGGENGYFVGATLFDKVTPEMRIYKEEIFGPVVAVVRAADYEEGLRLANEHEYGNGVAIFTRDGDTARDFAARVQVGMVGINVPIPVPIAYYTFGGWKRSGFGDLNQHGPDSIRFYTKTKTVTQRWPSGLKESNAFVIPTMD; this is encoded by the coding sequence ATGGTTCGGGAACTCACGCATTTCATCGGCGGACAGCACGTCGCCGGCACCTCGGGCAAGTTCGGTGACGTCTACGACCCGAACATCGGCGAGGTGCAGGCTCGGGTGCCGCTGGCGAGCAAGTCCGAGGTCGAGGCCGTCATCGCCAACGCCGAAGAGGCGCAAAAGGTCTGGGCCGCGTTCAATCCACAGAAGCGCGCCCGCGTCCTGATGAAGTTCCTGACCCTGGTGCAGGACGAGATGGACAGCCTCGCGGCGCTGCTGTCCAGCGAGCACGGCAAGACCATCCCCGACGCCAAGGGCGACATCCAGCGCGGCCTCGAGGTCATCGAGTTCGCCGTCGGCATCCCGCACCTGCTCAAGGGCGAATACAGCGAGAGCGCGGGCACCGGCATCGACGTCTACTCGATGCGTCAGCCGCTCGGCGTCGTCGCGGGCATCACCCCGTTCAACTTCCCGGCCATGATCCCGCTGTGGAAGGCCGGTCCGGCGCTGGCCACCGGCAACGCGTTCGTGCTCAAGCCCTCCGAGCGCGACCCCTCGGTGCCGCTGCGCCTGGCCGAGCTGTTCCTCGAGGCCGGTCTGCCGCCGGGGGTGTTCAACGTGGTCAACGGTGACAAGGAAGCCGTCGACACGCTGCTGCACGACCCGCGGATCAAGGCCGTCGGCTTCGTCGGCTCCACCCCGATCGCGCAGTACATCTACGAGACCGCCACCGCCAACGGCAAGCGCGCGCAGTGCTTCGGCGGCGCCAAGAACCACGCCATCGTCATGCCCGACGCCGACCTCGACGATGTCGCCGACCAGCTGATCGGCGCGGGCTACGGCTCGGCCGGTGAGCGCTGCATGGCCATCTCGGTGGCCGTCCCGGTCGGTGAGGAGACCGCCGATCGCCTGGTCGCCAAGCTGACCGAGCGCGTGCACAAGCTCAATGTCGGCCGCTCCGACGACCTCGGCGCCGACTTCGGCCCGCTGGTCGGCAAGGACGGCGTGGACCGGGTGAACAACTACGTCCAGATCGGCATCGACGAGGGCGCCGAGCTCGTCGTCGACGGCCGCGGCCTGACCGTCGAGGGCGGCGAGAACGGCTACTTCGTCGGCGCCACCCTGTTCGACAAGGTCACCCCGGAGATGCGTATCTACAAGGAAGAGATCTTCGGCCCCGTGGTGGCGGTCGTGCGCGCCGCGGACTACGAAGAAGGCCTGCGCCTGGCCAACGAACACGAGTACGGCAACGGCGTGGCCATCTTCACCCGCGACGGCGACACCGCCCGCGATTTCGCCGCCCGCGTGCAGGTCGGCATGGTCGGCATCAACGTCCCGATTCCGGTCCCGATCGCGTACTACACCTTCGGCGGCTGGAAGCGCTCGGGCTTCGGCGACCTGAACCAGCACGGTCCCGACTCGATCCGCTTCTACACCAAGACCAAGACGGTGACGCAGCGCTGGCCCTCCGGGCTCAAGGAGAGCAACGCCTTCGTCATCCCGACGATGGACTGA